A section of the Delphinus delphis chromosome 1, mDelDel1.2, whole genome shotgun sequence genome encodes:
- the LOC132439796 gene encoding protein-arginine deiminase type-2 translates to MLRERTVRLQYGSRVEAVYVLGTYLWTDVYSAAPAGAQTFSLKHSERVQVEVVHDRQPEEVAADGKQRWPLSPSTTLRLTMSQASAEASSDKVTVNYYEEDGVTPIDQAGLFLTAIEISLDVDADRDGVVEKNNPKKASWTWGPEGQGAILLVNCDRDTPWLPREDCSDEKVYSKEDLKDMSQMILRTKGPDHLPTGYEIVLYISMSDSDKVGVFYVENPFFGQRYIHILGRRKLYHVVKYTGGSAELLFFVEGLRFPDEGFSGLVSIHVSLLEYMAEEVPLTPIFTDTVTFRVAPWIMTPNTLPPLSVFVCCMKDNYLFLKEVKNLVEKTNCELKVCFQYMNRGDRWIQDEIEFGYIEAPHKGFPVVLDSPRDGNLKDFPVKQLLGPDFGYVTREPLFEPVTSLDSFGNLEVSPPVTVNGKTYPLGRILIGTSFPLSGGRRMTKVVRDFLQAQQVQAPVELYSDWLTVGHVDEFMTFVPIPGTKEFRMLMASTSACYKLFREKQKEGHGEAIMFKGLGGMSSKRITINKILSNESLVQENQYFQRCLDWNRDILKKELGLTEQDIIDLPALFKMDEDRQARAFFPNMVNMIVLSKDLGIPKPFGPQVEEVCCLETHVRSLLEPLGLCCTFVDDISAYHKFLGEVHCGTNVRRKPFTFKWWHMVP, encoded by the exons CGCGGCCCCAGCCGGGGCCCAGACCTTCAGCCTGAAGCACTCGGAGCGCGTGCAGGTGGAGGTGGTGCACGACAGGCAGCCTGAGGAGGTGGCCGCCGATGGCAAGCAGCGCTGGCCTCTCTCGCCCAGCACCACGCTGCGGCTCACCATGAGCCAGGCGAGCGCCGAGGCCAGCAGCGACAAG GTCACCGTCAACTACTATGAGGAGGATGGGGTCACCCCCATCGACCAGGCTGGGCTCTTCCTCACGGCCATTG AGATCTCCTTGGATGTGGATGCAGACCGGGATGGCGTGGTGGAAAAGAACAACCCAAAAAAG GCATCCTGGACCTGGGGCCCTGAGGGGCAGGGAGCCATCCTGCTGGTGAACTGTGACCGAGACACACCCTGGTTGCCCAGAGAGGACTGCAGCGATGAGAAAGTCTACAGCAAGGAAG ACCTCAAGGACATGTCCCAGATGATCCTGCGGACCAAAGGCCCCGACCACCTCCCCACCGGATACGAGATCGTTCTCTACATTTCCATGTCGGACTCGGACAAAGTGGGCGTGTTCTACGTGGAGA ACCCGTTTTTCGGCCAGCGTTATATCCACATCCTGGGCCGCCGGAAGCTCTACCACGTGGTCAAGTACACGGGCGGCTCTGCTGAGCTGCTGTTCTTCGTGGAAGGCCTGCGTTTTCCCGACGAGGGCTTCTCGGGCCTGGTCTCCATCCACGTCAGCCTGCTGGAGTATATGGCCGAG GAGGTCCCCCTGACACCCATCTTCACGGACACCGTGACATTCCGGGTCGCTCCGTGGATCATGACCCCCAACACCCTGCCTCCTTTGTCGGTGTTTGTGTGCTG CATGAAGGACAATTACCTGTTCCTGAAAGAGGTGAAGAACCTGGTTGAGAAAACCAACTGTGAACTGAAGGTCTGCTTCCAGTACATGAACCGGGGAGATCGCTGGATCCAG GATGAAATTGAGTTTGGCTACATCGAGGCCCCCCACAAAGGCTTCCCTGTGGTTCTGGACTCCCCCAGAGATGGAAACCTGAAGGATTTCCCAGTGAAACAGCTCCTG GGCCCAGATTTTGGCTACGTCACCCGGGAGCCCCTCTTTGAGCCTGTCACCAGCCTTGATTCCTTTGGGAACCTAGAGGTCAGTCCGCCAGTGACCGTGAATGGCAAGACATACCCCCTGGGCCGGATCCTCATCGGGACCAGCTTTCCTCT gtCTGGTGGTCGGAGGATGACCAAGGTGGTGAGGGACTTCCTGCAGGCCCAGCAGGTGCAGGCACCCGTGGAGCTCTACTCGGACTGGCTGACCGTGGGCCATGTAGATGAGTTCATGACATTCGTCCCCATCCCAGGCACAAAG GAATTCCGGATGCTCATGGCCAGCACCTCGGCCTGCTACAAGCTCTTCCgagagaagcagaaggagggCCATGGGGAGGCCATTATGTTCAAAG GCTTGGGCGGGATGAGCAGCAAGCGAATCACCATCAACAAGATTCTGTCCAACGAGAGCCTCGTGCAGGAGAACCAGTACTTCCAG CGCTGCCTGGACTGGAACCGTGACATCCTCAAGAAGGAGCTGGGGCTGACGGAGCAGGACATCATCGACCTGCCTGCCCTCTTCAAGATGGACGAGGACCGCCAGGCCAGAGCCTTCTTCCCAAACATG GTGAACATGATTGTGCTCAGCAAGGACCTGGGCATCCCCAAGCCATTTGGGCCCCAGGTTGAGGAGGTGTGCTGCCTGGAGACACATGTGCGCTCCCTGCTGGAGCCCCTGGGCCTCTGCTGCACCTTCGTGGATGACATCTCCGCCTACCACAAATTTCTGGGGGAGGTGCACTGCGGCACCAACGTACGCAGGAAGCCCTTCACCTTCAAGTGGTGGCACATGGTACCCTGA